In Fragaria vesca subsp. vesca linkage group LG5, FraVesHawaii_1.0, whole genome shotgun sequence, the genomic stretch ATCCTACTGATGAAAAAGGGTTTGATTTATTTCCTTTTTTCTTTTACTGTATTTGGGAGCATATATTGATCCATTCTGTGTAATTTGTTTTTCAGAGAAAAATTGAGTAATAATATGATGATGATGCATGGTGAGTGTAATTAGAAATGTTGCTGTGGTCTTAATTATTCGATAATTATCTTTTCCGTTTTCGTGGTGAGTTTAACTAATGATGATGATTATAATATATGATGAGGAGGAGAGTGTTTTCATGTCTGTCATTTTCCTTCTGCTCATTCCAAAGGTTCTTGTCAATTAGAGCGGCCAAAATTAACTTGTCCAGAACCCACCAAACAGTGCTAATTAAGTCCAATTCGTATTATTAATCCCATTATTGATAACCCTAATCATATCTACGAAGAAATATATACACTGAACATGCATATAATCCATATATAGATACACACATATAGGTACATGCACACAGAGAGAGAGAGAGAGAGAGAGAGAGAGAGAGAGAGAGAGAGAGAGAGAGAGAGAGAAGTAAGTAAGTAAGTANNNNNNNNNNNNNNNNNNNNCTATATATATATATATATATATATATATATATATATATATATATATATATCGTCCCGATCTGCATTATTGGAGAGAGAGATAGAGCATTATATGATTTAGTTTTATATGGGGTTTTCCTAAATAAGAATAATATTAGGTAAGTAGTTAAATGGTTCCAGTTGCATTAGTGTTTTATTAACCAGACTATATATGCAAGCATTATGTTATTTATGTATATGACTTCAGAAGTCCTGCATGGATAGGAGCCCCGAGCCCATGCAAAGGGCTAGCATTGCTGATTCTGATTTCTGACTTTGAACGAGGAGTGAAATTGTTAGGCTTTGAATGAGCGCCTCTAGTTATTCCCAAATACTGTAATTTTCTGTTGGTACCTTACCGCGCGCTTTAATGAAAAAGTAACAAGATGCTTCAACTCTTTGCTATATATGCAAGTATGGGGAGGAGATTCATAAACTATGACATATATATATATTATCATTCACCAAGCAAACATATGAAATTTTCCAAGAGACTGAGAATCATCCTCCTATTGCTCAACAACAAAATTAATCATAGGAGAAGAGAGCGATAGGAGTAAGGATTTAATGATTTCAAAAGAATAGTAAGGATACTCATGGACCTGTATGAGGTGAAAATCTCATGTACGGTTATGGGAGTAAGGATACTCATGGACCAAAACGAGACCTCATGAAACAAAAAGGATCAAAATTAATGTAACAAAAACGAAATTAAGGAAAACATGCACAAAAGTTCACAACATAAACAATACTACCGTGTTTATAAAATACTACATTCTAATGCCATTTTCATTTCAGTTTACAAGTAGTAAGAGAACCCTCATACAAATTAACCATATATCGATCTACTAGATCGGTCATTGTAGCAACACAAAGTCAGTCAATACATATAGTGCAACATATAGTTCGATAATGATATGTATGACAAGCAAGTGAGATAGATAATAAGTGCGATGCGAATAGGCATTGAGGACCAATAAATTAGAACCAGGATTGAGGACGAGTAGTCTCTGTTACATGTTTGTATTTTGCATATATATCACAGTCCTGAAATCAAACCACAATGCACGCTATGGTCCTGCCTCAACTCTTCAAACAGTACATACAAGAAGAACTTCACTCTCGCGGTGGCGACGTCACTTGTGTTAACATCTCAAAATCCACCAATCAAAACGTCCATCGATCAGTACGTACTGTACTCAGTTTACTTTCTTTAAAATCCTCTTTCGTTTTCGTTTCTGGTTACAATTAACTCCTTGCTGATGAGTGGCTCTAAGCTCGCTGCTTGCTTAGTCCTTACTCCTCTTGATACGACGTTTTCGCAAACAATCGCTATGTTCTATATATAGAACCCTTGATTGTTTGCAAAAACGAATTCGTTATAACAAAGTCATGGTCTCATGGATCGCTGTAGATGGCTGTAATCTTACTTACATACGTAGAAGCAAAACGTACATAGTTGATGATGAGCTTCAATCAGTCGAATACGAAACCGACATTACTGTAGAGGCGATCGAGTCAAAAGAAATTGGAAACGAATGAACCAACCTAAAGATGGTCTCGAACGTCTGCTTTCTTTTCCTCAGGAAGTAAAAGATGGGAAGGGTACAAATGAAAGATGTGAAGTACTGATTATGTAGTGTAGCTTTCTTTGGTCAAACAAGGGTGTGGGGTGCTGGGTGTGCTTTAGGTAATGTACTACTCTTTGATAATTGAGAGTTTGAGACAACATTCAAACTGCACCGACATGCATCATGAGTCTTTTCTTCAAGTCATTATGTAGAGCTGGATGACTGAGATTTTCTTGGATTTACCTAAGTGCAAAATTCAGAAAGGCGCATCGCACACAAACATATAAGTGTCCGGAGAACATCCTTTAGGCATATACATGAAACTCTTCGGTGCCTCATCATCCATGCGTAACCTTATTTATTAACTTACGAGTGTAGCAAACCTTTCTCTTTCGGGATTGAGGGTGTGACTTGTATTGCATGAATTTGCCTCCGAGGTTGTAATATCGTCTAATCTCTTATTTAATTAAGATAAAAACTTAAGATGTGAACTGCTTCCAATCTATGAAGTACATGCGAAAAATATGACCAAAGGATAACTGAGCCTCGATAGTATGCACTCCCCACCTCTTTTATGCTTCTCCTCTTTGATTGGTATGTTTTGGGAAAAAAATGATGATGCCAGCCTAACCTAAGTAGTTATTTGCGATCGATCGAGCTCAAATGTTTGCACATGGTAGAGCTCATTACAAGTCGATGCTTAAAATCGTTCTTGCAAATTAGACATAATGAGCAAATTGCATGGCTTTAGTGATATAATGATCGAGTTAATGACTTTAAGCATGTAAGAACTAGCTATAACAAACTTGAAAGAACATCAATGGTGGCCGGGTTTGCTTATGTTTAAAGTTTCATTATAGCTTCTCATCAAAGGTAAGTAATTAAGCTACAGTGTTATGAGTTATGACCATTGAGGGAGAGTGGTTTCATGTCTCTGTTGGTTTGCCTTTTTCATGGTTTTGACTCAAGGAGCAACAAATGACATGCTTAATGAGTGTCTGCACTGCATAAAGATGAGTTAGACTAGTTGTCCCTCTCAAATTGGAATTTCTTTCATGGCTTAGTTTAGACTTTACACTTCCAGAAGGTTGGTGCCAGGACCCCTAGTAACTTATCTAGCTAGCCATTCGTCACCAAAAGCGGTATTGCGATCGACGGACTCCGTTATCATTTGTTTGAGGTTAGTGATTCTACTTCAAGACATGTATAGTGTCACTGATGAGGAAATTGCATTTCTTGTTTATGAAGTTACCAAGACTGAACTCGTATTTTGATCTGATACGTTCATAGTTGACATGGATTATAAATTGGTGACAAGAGATCTATCTTGCTCTGTTTAGCATTCATGAAAATCAACCCAATTAACAAAACCAAAAGCCCAAAAGAAGAAGTGTACGTAAGCTAATTGGACATAATCAAGATAACATATATAAAGGAATTGGACTGGACTTCCTGCCTTCCTGGTCATACTGTCATCATAGCTAGTCTAAAGCTGTTCATTAAGTTGCAGCTGCTTCAGCTACAAAAAAAATCACCAGTAAACGCTCGTTGAAGATTCGAGTCTTTGGTTCTAAGGAGTTTACGACCTCATTTCTCATGAAGCAGATTCAGATTTGAATCTTGAAAGCTCTCAAAGAATGAGTTATAGAGGGAAGCATCAACCCTATATAGCTAGGACTGCACTAGGAGGAGAAACAAATATTTCACTATCATTACAAAGATAGTGGTATTTAAAAATTAAAAGAGGTGAAACATAACAGATCGTGATTTTGACTCTCATTGCCCCTGCTTGCAAGGCAGACATGGAAGAGGTTATAAAATTCTCTTCTGCAAAAACCGATGTCAATGGTTAATGAGATTTCAACAATACTTTCGTTACTATGATTTAAGTTCCTCACAGAATAGACTTGAACCTAGATCCAGTTAGTGGATTGCAACCACAGCCATTACATCTGACACCGGTTTGAAGCAGCATACCACCTATGGCTTCCAAGTAATTCCCTTTAAAACAAGCAACATGAGGATTAACTGGGTCATCTCCAATGAAGGAGCATTCATGGAAAGAATGTCCAAGTTTATAACCATAATCACTAGTTGCATAACTACTGGTACTAGCCTTCTTGGTCTCCATATTGTCATCACTAGTGCCAAGACTTGATCCAACAGGATCCATCATCACTCGAGTACTCCTTTTGGAGCTTGATTTGTGACGAACTTTGTTATCGGAGCTTGATTTGCGATAAAGTTTGTTATCGTTCATCAGTACATCAATCCTGAAGGATTTCAGATGCTGCCTCATTGCGTCTTGCAGATCATCGTCATCAACCAGAGTTACTACATCACCATCTTCATCGATGTACACTAGAGTAATGTCTGAACCAGGTGGGAGATCACAAATCCGGCAGATTTTTTCCCTCAAACCACCCATGTCAAAACCCAGTTGGCCATTCTCATCAATCCGAGCTTTCAAATACCTCTCTCTGCCCGCAACTTTAACCTTTAGCACAATCAAGAAATACTCGAAACAATAAGCAACAAAAAGAGAGACATAGAGAAACAGAGAAAATCACTGCATCATTACAGTAATGAAAGATCAAATCTTTTACCTTTGAAGTTCCAAAATATCGAACCTTGATAACCATGGTGGACGCCATGGCGCCCCAAACAGAGAATGGAGAAGTTGGAGAATAATCATGAGATATAAAGCTTTTCCAAGTCTTTGAGCTGTTGACTATTCTACCTTACCAATTTTCCAATACTTTTTCTTCACATTAGGCGGCAAAAATGAATTTCTTGTAAGGGTCGGTTTGAAGATATTGTGATAAAAGAATTGGAGACCAATTGTATAGGCTGTGCCTGCCGTACCAAAAAGCAAAGACTTCATTTTTCTCACGACTCGAGATTAGCAATCCTAATCAATATGATGGAATTGAATAACGTGTGGAAAGTGAAGCACAATTTCTATTTCTACCAACATGTTCTGTTTTCCAACTATATGACTTGTAGCAACTAAACCAGGTTCCTTCCCAGAATGATCTGAATGTAAAAATTGGACAGGTAAAAATTCATTACAATGTTTATCATTTCTACCCTAAATCCTACCAAAATTTGACTATTTAAAACAACAAATTAGTGATTTGGAGTTCAAAGAAGGGCGCTAAGGATGTTCAGAAAAATCTACAAAATTTGATGCTCTACAAAAAGAACAGTGTTCCTTCAAATCATGTACAACATTCTGCAGATACATTTCTAAACATACACTCATCTACTGAAGACAACAGCTGACGCAGATCTTCAATGATCCATCTATATATACTACATACAACAAATTCTAACATCAGAGCAAATTATTTTGGTTTTGCTTTGTTGGCAGGGAATCAATTCGTTTATATCTATGTTACAAATACATGAACAACTCACATTGCTAAAACTCTGTCATTATGGCAT encodes the following:
- the LOC101310415 gene encoding uncharacterized protein LOC101310415, whose translation is MASTMVIKVRYFGTSKVKVAGRERYLKARIDENGQLGFDMGGLREKICRICDLPPGSDITLVYIDEDGDVVTLVDDDDLQDAMRQHLKSFRIDVLMNDNKLYRKSSSDNKVRHKSSSKRSTRVMMDPVGSSLGTSDDNMETKKASTSSYATSDYGYKLGHSFHECSFIGDDPVNPHVACFKGNYLEAIGGMLLQTGVRCNGCGCNPLTGSRFKSIL